In the Candidatus Rhodoblastus alkanivorans genome, one interval contains:
- a CDS encoding vitamin B12-dependent ribonucleotide reductase yields the protein MRIERHYTKAGQSPYQTIEFRETKSEIRNPDGSTVFAQTGIEVPAAWSQVACDVLAQKYFRKAGVPARLKRVEENDVPSFLWRSIPDEKALAKLPEKERTGGETSAKQVFDRLAGAWTYWGFKGGYFDSEEDAQTFFDEMRFMLARQIAAPNSPQWFNTGLHWAYGVDGPGQGHFYVDYKTGALTASDSAYEHPQPHACFIQSVRDDLVNEGGIMDLWVREARLFKYGSGTGANFSSLRAENEKLSGGGKSSGLMSFLKIGDRAAGAIKSGGTTRRAAKMVVVDADHPDIEAFINWKVREEEKVAALVTGSKILRKHMKAVFKAAVNCEGPGDDCFNPEKNPALKREIKLARRANCPDGFIKRVIQYAKQGFRDFDLVEYNTDWDSEAYLTVSGQNSNNSVRITDSFLRAVEQDGEWNLTRRTDGKVAKTLPAAELWDKIGYAAWASADPGLQFHTTINDWHTCPAGGEIRASNPCSEYMFLDDTACNLASLNLLQFRDPETKIFDVAAYEHAVRLWTLVLEISVLMAQFPSREIAQLSYDYRTLGLGFANIGGLLMSSGLAYDSAEGRAYCGALSAIMTGVCYATSAEMARERGAFARYGENSEAMLRVIRNHRRAAHGMPEGYEQLAVSPVPLDGASCPDQTLVAHAHAAWDKALELGEKHGYRNAQVSVVAPTGTIGLVMDCDTTGIEPDFALVKFKKLAGGGYFKIINRAVPEGLRALGYGEAQIAEIEAYAVGHASLKQAPGVNEATLAAKGFTPEKLADLATTLAGAFDIKFVFNKFALGAEFLVNTLNVPAEKLDDPTFELLPFLGFTKAEIEAANIHVCGAMTLEGAPHLKDEHLPVFDCANPCGRTGKRYLSVESHIRMMAAAQPFISGAISKTINMPNDATVEECKAAYLLSWRLALKANALYRDGSKLSQPLNSQLIADDEDDEEDATEAFIAQNQPARATQIAERIVERVIERVERRREREKLPDRRKGYTQKAVVGGHKVYLRTGEYQDGRIGEIFIDMHKEGAAFRSLMNNFAIAISVGLQYGVPLEEYVDAFTFTRFEPAGFVQGNDAIKNATSILDYVFRELAISYLGRSDLAHVDPSDIGHDALGKGDDQSRAPQGNQPSPTSRLVSRGFVRSKTDKLMLVQANTEAPRPPTVAAVSVGATALKKDSLVEPTAPSLLDTLTWTPPTKLPDEALDKRAEARMKGYIGEACPECANFTLVRNGTCMKCDTCGATTGCS from the coding sequence ATGCGGATCGAGCGGCACTACACCAAGGCGGGACAATCTCCCTATCAAACGATCGAATTCCGGGAGACCAAGAGCGAAATCCGCAATCCCGACGGCTCGACCGTGTTCGCCCAGACTGGGATCGAGGTTCCGGCCGCCTGGAGCCAGGTCGCCTGCGACGTGCTGGCGCAGAAATATTTCCGCAAGGCCGGCGTCCCCGCAAGGCTGAAGCGCGTCGAGGAAAATGACGTCCCCTCCTTCCTGTGGCGCTCGATCCCCGACGAAAAAGCCCTCGCCAAGCTGCCGGAAAAGGAGCGTACGGGAGGCGAAACCTCGGCCAAGCAAGTGTTCGACCGCCTCGCCGGCGCCTGGACCTATTGGGGCTTCAAGGGCGGCTATTTCGACTCCGAAGAAGACGCCCAGACCTTCTTCGACGAAATGCGCTTCATGCTGGCGCGCCAGATCGCCGCGCCCAATTCGCCGCAATGGTTCAACACCGGCCTGCACTGGGCCTATGGCGTCGATGGCCCGGGCCAGGGCCATTTTTACGTCGATTACAAGACCGGCGCGCTGACCGCCTCCGATTCAGCCTACGAACACCCGCAGCCCCACGCCTGTTTCATCCAGTCGGTCCGCGACGATCTGGTCAATGAAGGCGGCATCATGGATCTGTGGGTGCGCGAGGCCCGCCTGTTCAAATATGGCTCCGGCACCGGCGCCAATTTCTCCTCGCTTCGCGCCGAAAACGAAAAGCTCTCCGGCGGCGGCAAGTCCTCCGGCCTGATGTCTTTCCTGAAAATCGGCGACCGCGCCGCCGGCGCGATCAAGTCCGGCGGCACCACCCGCCGCGCCGCCAAAATGGTGGTGGTGGACGCCGACCATCCCGACATCGAAGCCTTCATCAATTGGAAGGTGCGCGAGGAGGAAAAGGTCGCGGCGCTGGTCACAGGCTCGAAAATCCTGCGCAAGCACATGAAGGCGGTGTTCAAGGCCGCGGTGAATTGCGAGGGCCCGGGCGACGATTGCTTCAACCCGGAAAAGAACCCGGCGCTGAAGCGCGAGATCAAACTGGCGCGGCGCGCGAACTGCCCGGACGGCTTCATCAAGCGCGTCATCCAATACGCCAAACAGGGTTTCCGCGACTTCGACCTGGTCGAATATAACACCGACTGGGATTCGGAGGCCTATCTCACCGTCTCGGGCCAGAATTCCAACAATTCGGTGCGCATCACCGATTCCTTCCTCCGCGCGGTCGAGCAGGATGGCGAGTGGAATCTGACGCGCCGCACCGACGGCAAGGTCGCCAAGACGCTTCCCGCCGCCGAGCTGTGGGACAAGATCGGCTATGCCGCCTGGGCCTCGGCCGATCCCGGCCTGCAATTCCACACCACCATCAACGATTGGCACACCTGCCCCGCCGGCGGCGAAATCCGCGCCTCCAATCCGTGCTCGGAATATATGTTTCTCGACGACACGGCCTGCAATCTCGCCTCGCTGAACCTGCTCCAGTTCCGCGATCCGGAAACGAAAATCTTCGACGTCGCGGCTTACGAGCATGCGGTGCGGCTGTGGACGCTGGTGCTGGAAATCTCGGTGCTGATGGCGCAATTCCCCTCGCGCGAGATCGCCCAGCTTTCCTATGACTACCGCACGCTCGGCCTCGGCTTCGCCAATATCGGCGGATTGCTGATGTCCTCCGGCCTCGCCTATGACTCCGCGGAAGGCCGCGCCTATTGCGGCGCGCTCTCCGCGATCATGACCGGCGTGTGCTATGCCACTTCGGCGGAAATGGCGCGCGAGCGCGGCGCCTTCGCGCGCTATGGCGAGAATTCCGAGGCCATGCTGCGGGTCATCCGCAACCATCGCCGCGCCGCCCACGGAATGCCTGAGGGCTATGAGCAGCTCGCGGTTTCGCCCGTGCCGCTCGACGGCGCCTCCTGCCCGGACCAGACTCTCGTCGCCCACGCCCACGCGGCCTGGGACAAGGCGTTGGAGCTGGGCGAGAAGCATGGCTATCGCAACGCCCAGGTCAGCGTGGTCGCCCCCACCGGCACCATCGGCCTGGTGATGGATTGCGACACCACCGGGATCGAGCCCGATTTCGCTTTGGTGAAATTCAAGAAGCTCGCCGGCGGCGGCTATTTCAAGATCATCAACCGCGCCGTGCCGGAAGGATTGCGCGCGCTCGGCTATGGCGAGGCCCAGATCGCCGAGATCGAAGCTTACGCCGTCGGCCACGCCAGCCTGAAACAGGCCCCCGGCGTCAACGAGGCGACTCTCGCCGCCAAGGGCTTCACGCCGGAAAAGCTGGCCGATCTCGCCACGACGCTCGCCGGGGCCTTCGACATCAAATTCGTCTTCAACAAATTCGCGCTCGGCGCGGAATTCCTGGTCAACACCTTGAACGTCCCGGCTGAAAAGCTCGACGACCCCACCTTCGAGCTGCTTCCCTTCCTCGGCTTCACCAAGGCCGAAATCGAGGCCGCCAACATCCATGTCTGCGGCGCGATGACCCTTGAGGGCGCGCCGCATCTGAAAGACGAACATCTGCCGGTGTTCGACTGCGCCAATCCCTGCGGCCGTACGGGAAAGCGCTATCTTTCGGTCGAGAGCCACATCCGCATGATGGCGGCGGCGCAGCCGTTCATTTCCGGTGCGATTTCCAAGACCATCAACATGCCGAACGACGCCACGGTCGAGGAATGCAAGGCGGCCTATCTTTTGTCGTGGCGCCTCGCCCTCAAGGCCAATGCACTCTATCGCGACGGCTCCAAACTGTCGCAGCCGCTCAATTCCCAGCTCATCGCCGATGACGAGGACGACGAAGAAGACGCGACCGAAGCCTTCATCGCGCAAAACCAGCCGGCGCGCGCGACCCAGATCGCCGAGCGCATCGTCGAGCGCGTCATCGAGCGGGTGGAGCGGCGCCGCGAGCGCGAAAAGCTGCCCGACCGCCGCAAGGGCTATACCCAGAAAGCCGTGGTCGGCGGCCACAAGGTTTATTTGCGCACCGGCGAATATCAGGACGGCCGCATCGGCGAAATCTTTATCGACATGCACAAGGAAGGCGCCGCCTTCCGCAGCCTGATGAACAATTTCGCCATCGCCATTTCGGTCGGCCTGCAATATGGCGTGCCGCTCGAAGAATATGTCGACGCCTTCACCTTCACCCGCTTCGAGCCGGCGGGCTTCGTGCAGGGCAATGACGCCATCAAGAACGCGACCTCGATCCTCGACTATGTGTTCCGCGAACTGGCGATTTCCTATCTGGGCCGGAGCGATCTCGCCCATGTCGATCCTTCCGACATCGGCCATGACGCGCTCGGCAAGGGCGACGACCAAAGCCGCGCGCCGCAGGGCAACCAGCCCTCGCCCACCTCGCGCCTCGTCTCGCGCGGCTTCGTGCGCTCCAAGACCGACAAGCTGATGCTGGTCCAGGCCAATACGGAGGCCCCCCGGCCCCCGACGGTCGCAGCCGTCAGCGTCGGCGCCACCGCCCTGAAAAAGGATTCCCTGGTCGAACCCACGGCCCCAAGCCTCCTCGACACGCTGACCTGGACCCCACCGACCAAACTCCCCGACGAAGCCCTCGACAAAAGGGCCGAAGCGCGGATGAAGGGCTATATCGGCGAGGCCTGTCCCGAATGCGCGAATTTTACGCTGGTGCGGAATGGGACCTGTATGAAGTGCGATACGTGTGGGGCGACGACGGGCTGTAGTTGA